ACCTCAGCAGTGCGATAACCTTCTGTTCCATTAGGTTGTACCCGCCACTGTTGTAAGTTTGCCACCAACGTAGCCTGTTGCGGCGCATTTAACTGTTTCAAGGTGACATCCGGCAGTTGCTCCAGCGTCTGTAGACATTCCACCAACCGCCTAGGTAACAGTTGAGCCAGCGTGTTCTTCAACGTCTGATTGGGGTGGACTTGCCGCTCATTGTTCAGAAATACGTCTAAATCGGTGTCAGGAAGTAAGTTAATGCCCACATACTCGCCAGCCTGCCAATAGCTTGAAAGTTGTAAAATTGCCGGGCCAGAAAGACCACGATGGGTAAATAAAATACTCTCACGGAAACTGACACCATTCTCTGCCGTCACCACCGCAGGGACTGAAACACCGGAGAGTGTTTGCAGATGTTCTAACAAAGGCTTATGCAACGTGAAAGGAACCAGTGCTGCGCGGGTCGGTAATACTTTCAAACCAAATTGTTCTGCCAACTTATAGCCGAAGGGCGAGGCTCCCAATCCGGGCATAGACAATCCACCTGAAGCCACCACAAGTGAATGAGCACTCACTTTCAAATCATTAACCTGCAACACGAAACCCGTCTCGGTTTTTTCAACTGACAACACATCGCTGCGTAATCGAATCGTGACTTGCCCCAATTCGCACTCTTGCAGTAAAAGCTCAACCACTTGTTGGGCTGAATCATCGCAAAACAGTTGCCCTAGCGTTTTTTCATGCCAGGCGATGTTATAGCGATTCATCAGGTCAATGAAATCCCATTGGGTGTAACGTGCTAAAGCAGATTTACAGAAATGAGGATTTTGTGAGAGGTAAGCTGCGGGTTCGACAAACAGATTGGTAAAGTTACAGCGGCCACCACCGGACATCAGGATCTTACGCCCAGCTTTTTTGCCATTATCTACCAAGAGTACCCGGCACCCTGCTTGCCCAGCTTGAGCCGCACAAAACAGGCCCGCAGCACCTGCGCCTATCACTACCACATCAAACTGTTCCACACTGGGCCTCACTGAGTAAAATCATCATCACTGCAAAAGTGTCCGTTTTTTCGCCGAGTCGCATGCTATTTGTTCATTCAACCGACAAATTAGCGGCGGGAGATTGTAAGTCGCCCACTCTCAGGAAGCTATAGTAAGAAAATGTCTCATAGAGTAAAACTAAGTAACCTGCTGATATAACATGCATATGTTGTTAAAAATGGCGAATTCATCCGCGGTCATGTCAAAAAAAGGTCATATTTTCCTTTTCCCCACCCCCCATTGTCACTGATAATGCGCCGCGTTCATGTCCACAAACTGGCGTAACGCTTATGCTACATCTTTTCGCTGGCCTGGATTTCCATACCGGCCTAATGTTAGTTCTTGCTTTGTTGTTTGTGCTGTTTTACGAAGCCATCAATGGTTTTCATGACACAGCCAATGCGGTTGCAACCGTAATATATACCCGCGCCATGCGTTCACAGGTGGCTGTCGTGATGGCAGGGGTGTTTAACTTCCTCGGCGTGATGCTGGGTGGTTTGAGCGTGGCTTATGCCATTGTTCACTTACTGCCTACTGATCTGCTGTTAAATGTCAGTTCGGCACATGGGTTGGCGATGGTCTTCTCTATGCTGCTGGCGGCGATCATCTGGAATTTGGGCACTTGGTATTTCGGTATCCCAGCCTCCAGTTCGCATACGCTGATTGGTGCAATCATCGGTATTGGTTTAACCAATGCATTAATGACCAGTACATCTGTGGTAGATGCACTGAACGTTCCTAAGATGATTCAAATCTTCCTGTCATTGATCTTATCCCCGATTGTGGGTCTGGTTATTGCCGGTTTGATGGTGTTCCTATTACGTCGTTACTGGAACGGGACCAAGAAGCAGCAACGTATTCACCTGACACCCGCTGAACGAGAAAAGAAAGACGGTAAACGTAAACCGCCATTCTGGACCCGTACAGCCCTGATCCTATCGGCTATTGGCGTGAGTTTTTCTCATGGCGCTAACGATGGTCAGAAAGGGATTGGCTTGATCATGCTGGTATTAATCGGTGTGGCTCCGGCTGGGTTTGTCGTGAATATGAATGCAACAGGCTATGATATTGCCCGCACCCGCGATGCAGTGACTCATCTGCAACAATATTATCAGCAGCATGTTGAAGCATTACCTCATGCTGTCGCGCTGAAGCCACTGGTACCGACACCAGATACATTGCCAAACACCCCAGAACAGTTCCACTGTGATAGTTCACGCGCCATGATAGCGATTGATCATGCACAGACGCTGTTAGCGAATCTGCAAAGCTATGACGACCTGACGGTCGATCAACGTAGCCATATGCGCCGCTTGCTGATGTGTGTTGCTGAGACCGCTGGGGCCGTTGCCAAACTGCCAGAAACCAGTGCTCAAGACCGCCGTTTCCTCAATAATCTGCGTACAGATTTGTTAGAAACGGTGGAATACGCACCAACCTGGATTATCGTTGCCGTCGCTCTGGCCCTGTCTTTGGGTACTATGGTTGGCTGGAAACGTGTTGCAGTGACTATCGGTGAGAAAATCGGTAAGAAAGGCATGACCTACGCACAAGGGGTTTCTGCCCAGATGACTGCGGCGGTTTCCATCGGTATTGCGAGTTATACCGGTATGCCTGTATCGACAACTCAAGTGCTCTCATCAGCGGTTGCCGGCACCATGTTGGTGGATGGCGGTG
The sequence above is drawn from the Yersinia enterocolitica subsp. enterocolitica genome and encodes:
- a CDS encoding NAD(P)/FAD-dependent oxidoreductase; translated protein: MEQFDVVVIGAGAAGLFCAAQAGQAGCRVLLVDNGKKAGRKILMSGGGRCNFTNLFVEPAAYLSQNPHFCKSALARYTQWDFIDLMNRYNIAWHEKTLGQLFCDDSAQQVVELLLQECELGQVTIRLRSDVLSVEKTETGFVLQVNDLKVSAHSLVVASGGLSMPGLGASPFGYKLAEQFGLKVLPTRAALVPFTLHKPLLEHLQTLSGVSVPAVVTAENGVSFRESILFTHRGLSGPAILQLSSYWQAGEYVGINLLPDTDLDVFLNNERQVHPNQTLKNTLAQLLPRRLVECLQTLEQLPDVTLKQLNAPQQATLVANLQQWRVQPNGTEGYRTAEVTIGGVDTQELSSKTMEAHKVPGLYFIGEVVDVTGWLGGYNFQWAWSSAWACAQALAAKPR
- the pitA gene encoding inorganic phosphate transporter PitA, with amino-acid sequence MLHLFAGLDFHTGLMLVLALLFVLFYEAINGFHDTANAVATVIYTRAMRSQVAVVMAGVFNFLGVMLGGLSVAYAIVHLLPTDLLLNVSSAHGLAMVFSMLLAAIIWNLGTWYFGIPASSSHTLIGAIIGIGLTNALMTSTSVVDALNVPKMIQIFLSLILSPIVGLVIAGLMVFLLRRYWNGTKKQQRIHLTPAEREKKDGKRKPPFWTRTALILSAIGVSFSHGANDGQKGIGLIMLVLIGVAPAGFVVNMNATGYDIARTRDAVTHLQQYYQQHVEALPHAVALKPLVPTPDTLPNTPEQFHCDSSRAMIAIDHAQTLLANLQSYDDLTVDQRSHMRRLLMCVAETAGAVAKLPETSAQDRRFLNNLRTDLLETVEYAPTWIIVAVALALSLGTMVGWKRVAVTIGEKIGKKGMTYAQGVSAQMTAAVSIGIASYTGMPVSTTQVLSSAVAGTMLVDGGGVQSKTVKNIMLAWVLTLPISILLSGGLYWIALKFI